One region of Salvia miltiorrhiza cultivar Shanhuang (shh) chromosome 3, IMPLAD_Smil_shh, whole genome shotgun sequence genomic DNA includes:
- the LOC131018635 gene encoding uncharacterized protein LOC131018635 yields the protein MYSVKAGYNLALEQKMRMEASSSSSSCGELWKWIWNLEVIPKVKLFMWKCLANAIPIAMGLRSRNLDVDVGCRRCGLHEESLEHVLRECDWAATLWSVSPLRLPPLPGECSIADWFEKIRSFPSRQTHALFATLAWSIRYSRNMFFFQQKVISHFECLTMAFRAMWSPPNRASNQQSQALTVVCDRDGQRKVSCDVAWNGGSGIGIGVVMSEGGGEVVSCRFGFIQGKFSVLEGEALAVLEGLNLCRERGVEDAIIETDSQSLYWMLLKREEDLSYLGNMLQAITRKMDSLTHASLSWTPREGNAIVDKLTSFALDNFAPLSTSLMLPVAVNILSS from the coding sequence ATGTACTCGGTTAAGGCGGGATACAACTTAGCTCTTGAGCAGAAAATGAGAATGgaggcttcttcttcttcctcttcttgtgGGGAACTGTGGAAGTGGATTTGGAATTTGGAGGTGATACCGAAGGTTAAGTTATTCATGTGGAAATGTCTTGCTAATGCGATTCCTATAGCCATGGGTCTTCGTAGCCGGAATTTAGATGTTGATGTTGGGTGCCGTAGATGTGGTCTTCATGAGGAATCTTTAGAGCATGTTCTTAGGGAGTGTGATTGGGCAGCTACTTTGTGGTCGGTCTCGCCGTTACGTCTCCCACCATTACCCGGAGAGTGTTCGATTGCTGATTGGTTTGAGAAGATTCGAAGCTTTCCTTCAAGACAGACCCATGCTCTCTTTGCAACGCTTGCATGGTCCATCCGGTACTCGAGAAATATGTTTTTCTTCCAACAAAAAGTGATCTCCCATTTTGAGTGTTTGACGATGGCGTTTAGGGCAATGTGGTCGCCTCCAAATCGTGCGAGCAATCAACAATCTCAGGCCCTTACTGTTGTTTGTGACAGGGATGGACAGAGGAAGGTCTCGTGTGATGTGGCTTGGAACGGAGGTTCTGGGATTGGGATTGGGGTGGTTATGTCGGAGGGTGGAGGTGAGGTGGTGAGTTGCAGATTTGGCTTTATTCAGGGGAAGTTTTCTGTTCTTGAAGGCGAAGCCTTGGCCGTTCTTGAAGGTCTGAATCTGTGCCGAGAAAGAGGAGTTGAAGATGCCATAATTGAGACTGATAGCCAATCTCTCTACTGGATGCTGCTCAAGAGAGAAGAAGACTTATCCTATCTGGGTAATATGTTGCAAGCTATAACGCGGAAGATGGACTCTCTAACCCATGCTTCTCTCAGTTGGACGCCTCGTGAAGGAAACGCTATTGTCGATAAGTTAACCTCTTTTGCTTTGGATAATTTTGCACCTTTGTCGACTAGTTTGATGCTTCCTGTTGCTGTAAACATTCTTTCTTCTTAA
- the LOC131018636 gene encoding uncharacterized mitochondrial protein AtMg00310-like, whose translation MDKGDGGLGFRDITPFNKALLAKQAWRLLTNEFSFIARSLKARYYPRKDFLLARNAHNPSFVWKSILGRELLEAGVAWKIGNGERIRIGTDPWLPKGNGLFEVVKVADEAKYLNVKSLLDDDGSSWDLRNLEETLNGDDRWRVMAQLRSSPHD comes from the coding sequence ATGGATAAAGGAGATGGAGGTTTGGGTTTCAGAGATATAACTCCTTTTAATAAAGCTTTGCTTGCTAAACAAGCTTGGAGGTTGCTCACTAATGAGTTCTCGTTTATTGCTCGTTCTCTTAAAGCACGTTACTACCCACGTAAGGATTTTCTTCTTGCTAGAAATGCTCATAATCCATCGTTTGTCTGGAAAAGCATTCTAGGGCGAGAATTACTTGAGGCTGGTGTGGCTTGGAAGATTGGCAATGGCGAGCGTATACGCATTGGCACGGATCCTTGGTTACCTAAGGGAAATGGCTTGTTCGAGGTGGTTAAGGTGGCAGATGAGGCAAAATATCTTAACGTTAAGAGTCTGTTGGATGATGATGGGTCCTCTTGGGATTTGCGGAATCTGGAGGAAACTTTGAATGGGGATGATCGTTGGAGAGTGATGGCTCAACTACGGAGTAGTCCCCATGATTGA